GGGGCCGAGCGAGTATTCCGGGGAGATGGTGTTGCGCACGTTGTCGCGGCATCCCGTGTTCGAAGAGATCGCCTACGAGAAGCTGGACGCGAAGGTGGCAGCGGTGAAGGGCAAAGTGCGGCTGGAGACGCCGGATTTCGTGCTGATCGTTTTCTCCGAAGGCCGCAATGCAGACGGGAAAGTCTCCGACGAAGAAGGCAGGCCCGAAAGCCGGGGCTGGCTGCTGCTGAATCGCGGGCGGCTGGAGGTGGTGGAACCGGAGAAGCCGGGAGCCGCGCTGCCACAAGTTCGCCAGGCGGCCATACGGAAGTACATCCCGCTTACGGCGCGGAATCTGGCGGCGTGGCCGCGGCTGGGGGCGCTGGTGGTGCTGGCGTCGCAACTGGCGCCGCCGGCGGACGGCAAGGCGCACGTGTGCGTGGAAGGATCGAAAGATTGCCGCAAGGTCGCAACGGAGACGCTCGGCGGGCGCGCCGTGGAGAAATGGGAGTACGGGGAAGGCGGGCGCACAGTTCGCGTGTGGACCGATGTGAAGCTCGGCGGCGTCCCTGTGCGCAGCGACCTGTTCGAATTGAAGAGCATCTTCGAAGGGCCACAGGAAGCAGCGCTGTTCGAGCTGCCGGCGGGATATGAGGAGTATCGCTAGCGGATAAGCGCTCTTGGCTCTTGGCTCTTGGCTTTGGCTTTTGGCTCTTGGCGTCTAGCTGCTAGCTCCCAGCTCGAAGCTTGTGGCTGACGGCTCGTAACTTCCTTGACACCGGGCGTGATGGCGCGATAACTTCCGAGGGCTTTCTCAGCCGACAAATTTTCGCAAATAGGAGCGCAGCGTCCGTGCCTCAACGCCTGATCACGTTCACCACCGACTTCGGCACCAGCGACCATTATGTGGGCACGATGAAGGGCGTGATCCTGTTGATCAACCCACAGGCACAGATCGTGGACATCTCCAACCACCTGCACTCGTATGACGTGCTGGACGGCGCGCTGACCATCGCCCAGGCGTACAAGTATTTCCCCTCGAACACGCTGCACCTGGTGCTGGTAGACCCGGGCGTAGGGACATCGCGGCGGCCGCTGCTGGCGGTGACCGAAAAGCACATCTTCCTGGCGCCGGATAACGGCGTGCTCTCCCTGGTGTACGAGATGGAAGAGCGCCTGCAGGTGTTTCATATCACCGCCGAGCACTACTTCCTGCAGCCCATGAGCCAGACCTTCCACGGGCGCGACCTGTTCGCGGCCGTGGCCGGGTGGCTGAGCAAGGGCGTGGAAGTGGCGAAGTTCGGCGACGAGATCACCGACTTTGTGCGCTTTGCGGCGCCCAAGCCCAAACCCATCAGCGACAAGCTGATGAAGGGCGTGGTGCTGAAGGTGGACAAGTTCGGCAACCTGATCACCAACTTCACGCCCAAGGACGTGCCCCAGATCTTCGAGCCCGAGCCTCCGCCATTCAAGATCCTGGTGGGCAAGAGCGAAGTGCTGCGCATGCACACCGCATACGCGCAAGGCGCGGCCGGCGAGGTGTTCGGCATCCTGGGATCGATGGGCTATCTGGAGATCGCCACCCACCGCGGGGCCGCGGCGCGCGCCCTGGGCGCGGACAAGGGCAGCGACGTCGGCATCCTCATGGGCGAAGCGCCGGCCGCAAGCGAGTAGACCAGTACCCAGTACCCGGTTCTCGTTCAGGGATTGCGGGGTTTGGGGCGGGCATAGCGGTCCATCTCGGCGGTCCATTCCAGGAAGCGGGTGAGGTTGTGGCGCTCGCGCCAGAAGAATCCCCAGAATTCCAGGAAGCCCACCTGGTTCATCTTCAAGCCACAGTAGGTCTCGATGCGCCACTTGAGATAAGGACTGCGCCAGGGCGCGAGGCGATGGCCGCGGGTGGCGTTCCAGAGGAAGCGCAGGATGTAGCGCATCGTGCGTTCAGAATAGCAGACCGCCGCCAGCCGGCGGCTGGCAGCCTACAGCCCGAAAGCCGCATGCTAGAATCCGGCGAGGATGAGTG
The nucleotide sequence above comes from Terriglobales bacterium. Encoded proteins:
- a CDS encoding SAM-dependent chlorinase/fluorinase; amino-acid sequence: MPQRLITFTTDFGTSDHYVGTMKGVILLINPQAQIVDISNHLHSYDVLDGALTIAQAYKYFPSNTLHLVLVDPGVGTSRRPLLAVTEKHIFLAPDNGVLSLVYEMEERLQVFHITAEHYFLQPMSQTFHGRDLFAAVAGWLSKGVEVAKFGDEITDFVRFAAPKPKPISDKLMKGVVLKVDKFGNLITNFTPKDVPQIFEPEPPPFKILVGKSEVLRMHTAYAQGAAGEVFGILGSMGYLEIATHRGAAARALGADKGSDVGILMGEAPAASE